The window TGGTGCCAATGGGAACTTGCAATACAATATCTGGAGTTTCGCATTTTTTAGGATCACTTATTTCTGTTCCTTGGGGACAAGTAATTTCTACCGAAAACCAATCACAAGAGCGTGCGCCAGTTGTATAACAACAGCATAGGTTATTATTAACAGTGTCACGCGTAGTATAATCTTCACTGACCGCAGTTACGTCGGCAGGAGATCCAGTATCTCTATTGAAACAAATTTTTGATCCATCAACTGCAACGTTTTCTCCTAATCCACAACCGTCAGAGTTTATACATTCACAACAACTATAATCGGTTATACAGGCAAAAGCATTACCACAAGTATTATTACCACAATAGACAGGAGTGGTGTCACTAGATGATCCTCCTCCGGCTGGCATAAAACCATTAGCCTCAGTTGTACAAGCAATTTCATTCCAATTCGGATCTGGACAGCCACCCTGTTCAGCATATATGGTTCGAGTAACCGTTAAATAAGAGAAGAATAGAATTATTAGGATTAAAATTTTTATAATTTTTTTTTGCATAAAATTAAGCCATAGTTTTTAAAGCTTGAATTCTTTCTTCAACTGGCGGGTGAGTTGAAAAAAGTTTAGTCATAAATTTTTTAGTTGGCCCAAAAGGATTAATAATATAAAAATGAGCCATACTATTTTTAGCTTTTTGAAGCGGCTGAGGATATTGTGAAATTTTTTCTAAAGCATTAGCTAAACCTTGAGGATAGCGGGTTAAAAGCGCACCAGAGGCGTCGGCTAAAAATTCACGTTTGCGGGAAATGGCTAATTGAATTAATTGAGCGATGATTGGTGACAAAATGACAAAAATTAACCCAATGATCATTAAAATTAAATCAAGTTGTCCCCCATTTTTATTATTACTTTTTCGGCTACTACCCCAAAAACGACTGCGTATAAAAATATCTGACATTAAAACAACAGTCCCCAACAGAACGCTTACTAAGGTCATAATTAAAATGTCATAATTTTTAATATGAGATAGTTCGTGAGCAATTACGCCTTCAAGTTCTTCATTTTCTAATATTTTAATTATACCAGTTGTTAAAGCAATTGAAGCGTGCTGAGGGTCGCGACCGGTAGCAAAGGCATTCGGAGCTGGATCATTAATTAAATAAATTTTAGGCATAGCTAGACCAGCGGTAATACACAGATTTTCAATTAAGCGCCAGACATAGGGATTATCTTCTTTTTGAATTTCTTTAGCGCCAGCTAATTTTAAGGCAATTTTGTCGCCTTTAAAATAACCACTCAGACTCATAATTAAAGAAAGAATAATGGCTATAATAAAAAATAAATTACCCGAATCGGTTAGATAATCAATAAAATAACCCAAGCCAAGTAAAATAGCTATAAATAAAATTATCAAAATAATTGATTTACGTTTATTGCTAGTGATTTGTTGATACATTAAATAAAACTAACAAATTAAAACTAAAAGTTAAATTTAAATTATTTAGAATTTGACTTGAACGTTTTCGCGTTCGGTGGCATCGGCGATTTCAAAAAAATCAAATTTAGAAAATTTTAACATACCAGCAATAAGATTATTTGGAAAGACTTGAATTTTAATATTAAAATCGCGGACATTACCATTGTAAAAACGTCGACTGGCTTGGATTTTATTTTCAGTATCAGTTAATTCATCTTGCAGTTTAGCAAAGTTTTCTGAAGCTTTAAGCTGGGGATAATTTTCAGCTACAGCGAATAAACTTTTTAAAGTATTAGTAAGTTGATTTTCCGCTTCAGCTTGTTGAGTTGGATTTTGAGCTTGCATAGCTTGAGCACGAGCTTGAGTTACTTTTTCAAAAACTTGTTTTTCGTGTTGGGCATAGCCTTTAACCGTTTCAATCAAATTAGGAATCAAATCGTAACGGCGTTTTAATTGAACATCAATATCTGACCAAGCCTCTTCAGTTCGGTTTTTGCCACGGATTAAAGTGTTAAAAACAACAATAATCCACAAAATTAAAATTACAATAATGGCGAGAATGATCCATAAAAATGGTTGCATAAGTTTTAAAGTTAAAAATTAAATTATTTGTGACTTTTAAATATTATATTCTTTTAAATTATTAAAGTCAAAAAATTTAGCTTATTATTTGTATTTTTATTAGAATTTTTTTAAAAAATAAAATGTTGATAAGTTTGGGTTTGTTGATATTTTAAAAATATAGTATAATAAAGAAAAACAAAAAATCATTTTTATATGTCAAAAAAAGAAAGTTATTTAGGGGTAGATATTGGTTCAGCCAGTATTAAGATTGTTGAATTAACTAGGGAAAAGGGTATGCCCCGTCTTTTGAATTATGGATATTTAGAGCAGGAAATTGATATTACTCGTGGGGAAAATTCAGACGAAAAAGTCAGGAAGCTGGCTTTTTTTATTAAAGCTATCTGCGAAAAATCAAAAATGGTTTCTAAAAATGTAGTTGCAGCTATGCCCAGTTTTTCAGTTTTTAGCTCGGTGGTGTCATTGCCCGATATGCCCAAAAAAGACTTAGCCTCGGCTGTGTGGTGGGAAGCTAAAAAAATTATTCCAATGAATATTGAAGATGTTGTTTTGGATTGGAAGGTTCTGGGTGGAACCAGCAAGGAAGCTCGTCAGGCCGATTTAAGTGATGCTGATAAGCCAGAAGACTTAAGCCAGATAAATCCTTTAGAAAAAAAAGATAAACCTGGGGAAAAAGAAATTGATAAAAAAAATTTAAAAATTTTAATTACCACTGCACCTAAAAAATTAGTTCAACGCTACATAGAAGTTTTTCAATTAGCTAAGATGAATTTATTAAGTTTAGAAACAGAATCTTTTGCTTTAAGTCGGGCTTTGGTGGGGCGTGATCCGTCAGTAATTATGATAATTGATCTAGGAACTTCAACTTCAGACATTATTATTGTAGATCAAGGAGTGCCTTCTTTATCGCGTAGCGTTAAAATTGGCGGTATTAATTTTACTCAAGCCATTAGTCAAAGTTTAGGTATTTCAAATGAAATGGCAGAAAGTTTTAAACGCGATTTAGTTTCTGGTAAGCAGGCTTTAAATGAATTACCGGATTCTCTTAAAGAAATTATGGATTCAATGGTGAGTGAAATTAAATATTCTTTAGAACTGTATCAAAGTCAAAGTTTAAAACCAGTTGAAAAAATTGTTTTATCTGGTGGTTCATCTTTTTTACCTAATTTTGGTGGATATATATCACAAGCCGTAGGTACACGAGTTTATTTAGGGAATCCTTGGGCGCGGGTGATTTATCCTGTTGATTTAAAGCCAGTAATTGAAAAGATTGGTCCGCGGTTTGCCGTAGCCGTGGGATTAGCTATGCGTGAAATAGTTTAAATAAAATTAAAATTATTTTATAATATAAATATTGATTAGATATTTAATATGTTTGATGATGCTGAAAAAAAGGGTGATGTAAATTTATTGCCTGATAATTTACGTCAGAAAATTTCCAAAAATAAGACTGACGATTTTAAGTCGGAAGATTTAGAATTGACCGATCCAAGTCAGCAAGAAGTTGTTTCTTTACAGCAAGGCAAAGATGGTAAATTAAGAATTAATGTGCAAAAGGTGTCTTTAAAACCTAAGAAAAAATCTTTTTTTTCAAAATTAGTTAAATTTTTCCAATCTAAAAAGAAACAAGCTGAAATTAAAAAGTCTCAACCTCAAATGCCTAAGGATCAAAATAAAATAGATTTGAATCCTCGCAAATTTAAATCACAAGATTCAGATCAGCTTGATGATGCTCGGCCAAATAAAGAAATTTTATCGGGCGTTCAAAAAATTGACTCAACTAAAAATAAAAATAATTTTATCGGTGGCGAAGGTGAAATTTTTGAAAATAAGTATTCCGGAACTGAAGCAAGAGGAAGTTTAAAAGACGAAATCAAAGGTATTTTCAATTTAGATAAAAAACCAGAGTTAGAGCAAAAAGAAAAATTTAAATCGTCTTTGATTGAAGAAAAACAAGAATCCACAGTGGTGGCTCAACCCACAATTAATACTTTTCAAAATAAAAAAGAAGCCAACCCAACAATTAAATCTCAAATTAAACCAGAATTATCTAAGGTAAATTCCGTACCACTTCCAAATAAATTAAAAAACGAGACTTTGCATGATATTCCTGGAAAATTAACATCACCAGACCAAAAAGATTCGGGCTTATCTGGTGGTGGAGTTGATGTTTCTTTATTGCCGCAACAATTACATCAAAGTTCGACTAGTCCCAAAACCAGTTTTTTATTAGCTGGGGCGATTGTTTTGGTGTTGGGTGGCTTAATCTACGGTTTTTTATTTATAAATTATCATCAGACACAAAATAGTTTAAATCAATTAGAACAAAATATTGATGAAGTTAATCAACAAATTGTTAATTTAAAAAAAGATAATCAAAAAATTGTTGCCTTAAGAAAGAAAATTAATTTAACAGAGTATTTATTGGACAATCATATTTATTGGCAAAACTTCTTTAATTTTTTAGAAGAATATACTTTGGATGAAGTTTTTTTCTTGGGATTTTCTTGTAAAGATCGAGAAGAAATTACTTTAAGTGCACAGGGTAAAGACGAATTATCAGCCGTTAAACAAACAAAATTATTAGAAAAAGCTTCTCAAGTTGAAAGAGTTAATTTGGGTGATATTAGTATTCGCATTTCTAAAGAAGAAGGTAAAAGCGTACAATTTGGTTTGACTTTAAAATTATCACCGAGTTTTTTCAATTATCAAAATTAATATGTTAGAACAGCAATCAAATAAAAAGCAATTTTCTAAAAATGAAATTAAAATCATTATAATTTTTATAGCTTTAATTCTAGGTGGATTAATGTATTGGTTGTTAATTAGTCCGCAATACCGAAAACTAAAAACGGCTCAGATTGACCTAGAACTTAGTCAACAAGATTTTCAACTCAAGAATCAACAATTGGCTGATTTGCAAGAAGTACAAACAAGCTATCAGCAACTTAACATGAATGATTTAAATAAATTAGATGCGATTTTACCCTCCAAACAAGACGTTCCAGAAATTGTTTTACAAATGAAGACAATTGTTGAAAAAAGCGGTTTTATTTTAAGTGCGATTGAAATTAACGAGAGCAAAGTCGACACCAAGTCAAAAGAAGTTGTTCATCCGGAATTAGGTATTTTAAAAGTGGATCTTAAATTAGCTGGAGGCGACTACGTTAGATTTAAAAAATTATTAGATAATTTTGAAACCAGTTTACCCTTGGTAGATATTCAGACTATTAGTTTTCCACAAACTTTGGATAGTTTTAATTTAAATTTACAAACCTACTATTTAATGCAAAATTAATTTATGCCATCAGCAGTTAAAAATAACAATCACAAAAAAATATGGTTATGGTTAGTTTTAGCCCTAGCGGTTTTTGTAGTAATCTTTTATTTATTAATTTTGCCTAAATTAACCAAAGTAGATTTAAATAATAATTCTTTTGATAATCAATCAGCCAACTCTTTATTAGATGAATTTGACAGAATCAGACAGCATCCAATTTTTCAAACACTTAAAATTCAACACCAAGAGGTTGATGTGAACAAGGAGGGCCGTTCTAATCCTTTTATGCCCAAGGCTCCAGTTGTTGAAAATTTAGAAAAAACACCTTAACTTTTTTGAAAAATATAATAATTTAAAATTAGTTTTTATTTATGGCTAAAGATTTAATAGCTATTTTGTTAGAGAAAAAATATTTAACCACCGATCAGGTGGAAGATTTAAAAATTACAGCTGCCAATTTAGGTCAAACCATTGAAGAAGTTCTTCAAGTTAAAAATATTATTTCAGCTGAAAAATTAATTGAGGCCAAGGGAGAGGCATATAATATTCCAGTGGTAATTTTAACTGGCAAAATGATTGATCCTCAAGTTTTAAATATTATTCCGGAAGAAATAGCTCAAAGTTATCAAGCGGTGGCTTTTGGATTAGATAATAATATTTTAAATATAGCTTTAAAGGATCCAACCGATTTAAAAACTCGAGAAGCTTTGGATTATTTAGCACGGAATAAAGAGTTGGAAGTTAAATATTATTTAGCCACTTCAAGTGACATTGATGATGTAATTAAACAATACAAGGGATTGGTTAGCGAAGTTGAAAAAGCTCTTAATCAAGCACAACAAAGTATGAGTCAAAAACCCTCCGGCACTGAAACAGTTGATCAGGGCTTCGAAGAGTTGGTTAAAAGTGAGCCAGTTTCTAAAATGGTAGCTTCAATTTTAGAACATGCCGTTGATGAACGAGCCTCAGATATTCACATCGAACCAATTCTAGAACAGACGAGGGTTAGATTTAGAATCGATGGTGTTTTAAAAACTTCTTTAACTTTACCAGAATATATTCATGCTGCGTTGGTTTCCCGAGTTAAAGTTTTATCTAATTTACGTATTGACGAAACGCGCGTACCACAAGATGGTCGTTTTAGGACTAGCATTAAAAATAAAAAAATTGATTTGCGTGTGTCCACCTTTCCCCTTTTAGGCTCTAACGAAAAAGTTGTTATGCGTGTCTTAGACGTTTCTCAAGGCATTCCAACGCCAGAGGATTTGGGTTTTCGTGGACAGGGGTTAAAATTACTTAAGAAGAATTTTAAAAAAACTCACGGGATGGTTTTGGTGACTGGTCCAACTGGTTCAGGTAAAAGTACGACTTTATATTCGTTATTAAATATTTTAAATCAGGAAGGGGTGAATATTGTGACCTTGGAAGATCCGGTTGAATATTATTTACAAGGAGTTAATCAATCGCAGGTGAATCGAGAAGTTGGTTTAACTTTTTCGGCTGGTTTGAGATCTATTTTACGTCAAGATCCGGATATTATCATGGTGGGAGAAATTCGCGATAATGAAACTGCCGAATTGGCGACACGAGCAGCCTTAACGGGTCATTTGGTCTTATCCACCTTACATACACGAGATGCTTTGGGCGCTTTTCCACGTTTAGTCGATATGCAAATTGACGATTTTTTAATTTCCTCAACAACTAATTTAGTTATAGCTCAACGTTTAGCGCGACGTTTGTGCGATAAATGTCGTCAAAAAATTGTTTTACCCGAGAAACTACAACAAGAGATTAAGGTCGAATTGAATCAGATTGCCGATGAACATTTTGAGAATTTGAATTTAAACAAAAAAGAATTAACTACAGCAAATTACAAAATAGAGGTTTATAAACCAGTTGGTTGTCCTCACTGCAAGCAGACTGGTTATAAGGGGCGGTTGGCTGTTTTTGAAGCAATCGAAATGACAGATGAGTTAGAAAAAATTATTACCTCCGGTTGTAGACATGAAGATTTAAAAAAAGAATTTAAGAGACAAAACGCCTTGTCTTTACGCCAAGATGGAATTTTAAAGTCTCTTGAAGGTTTAACTTCTTTAGAAGAAATTTTTACCATTACATCAGAAGATAATTCATAAAACAAGTGTTATTTAATTATAAAGCCAAAACTCAAAATGGCGACGTGGTAGAGGGAATTATTGGTGCTACCAGTCCTGAAGTTGCCGCTACCACTTTAAGCGACCGCGAATTAATTGTGATTGATATTATTGAATATCAAGAAGAATCATTTTTAGAAAAAATTGATTTGTGGTTTAATAAAGTTAAAACCAAGGATTTGGTCATTTTTTCGCGTCAATTATCAGTTATGGTAAGTTCAGGTTTACCATTAGTCGAAGCCTTAAAAACTTTAATTCAACAAGTTAAAAATCCTAAATTAAATAAGATTGTTACCACCTTAGCTTCAGATGTAGAATCGGGTACACGCTTTTCAAGTTCTTTGGCCAGGTTTCCAAATGTTTTTAATCATTTTTTTGTAAGCATGATTAAAACCGGTGAAACGACTGGCAAGCTAGACCAAATGTTATTATATTTGGCTGATCAAGAAGAAAAAAATTATACTTTGAGACGCAAAATTCAAGGCATGATGATTTATCCGGCGTTTATAATTTGTGCCTTAGTGGTGGTAGCTTTTGTTATGATGACTTTTGTTTTGCCTAAATTGTTATCAATTATTACCGAGGCCGACATGGAATTACCTATTACAACTAGAATGTTAGTGGCTACGAGTAATTTTTTTGTTGGTTATTGGTGGCTAATGATTATTATTGTTTTGGGTTTAATTGTCACTTTCATTTTTTATCGCAAAACACCAGAAGGTAAAATGCGTATCGATAATTTAAAATTAAGAATTCCAATTGTAGGTGATTTATATCAAAAAATTTATTTGGTGCGTTTTTCTCAGGGTTTATCAGTTTTATTAGCTGGCGGAGTCCCCTTAACTTATGCTTTAAAGGTAGTCGGTCAGATTGTTGATAATCAGGTTTATCAAGAATTAATTAATCAAACGCGCGAAAGAGTTGAGAGTGGCCATTCGGTGACTGAATTATTTTTTGACAATAAATTAGTTCCCCAGATGATTCCGCAAATGATGAGTGTCGGCGAAGAGACTGGCAAATTGGGACAAGTTTTAGAAAAGGCCAGTCAATTTTATATTAATGAAGTTGATGATGCGATTTCAAATATTGTGAGTTTAATTGAGCCAATTATTATTGTAGCGTTGGGCATTGCTGTTGCGATTATGGTGTCATCAATCATTATGCCAATGTATAGTATGTCGATGGCTTTTTAAAATAAGTTATTCACACTTTTAAAAACTAGTAAAATTGTTTATAATATAATCAGTTAATAATTAATTAACAATATCTTACATAAAATTTGTCTAAAGCTTGGTTATAAATATTTCGTCTAATAATTAGACGAGCCCGTCTAAAGCGGGCTAGCAATTTGTAACCAAATTAAAGATTTTTGAAATGGATTACAGGTTATAGTTCGCTAAATAAAGTGAGGAGCATTATCGACGAGTCCTCCTGAGGCGGACTAATAATTTGTAACCAAATCAAAGATTTAGACAAATTATTAGAAAGGGGGTGAAAAATATGTTTAAAAATAACAAAGGTTTTACATTAGTTGAATTGTTGGTAGTTATTGCTATTATTGGTATTTTAGCTACCGTAGCCGTGACTTCTTTAAATGGTGCTAGAGAACAAGCTCGGGATGCAAAACGTATTTCAGATGTTAGACAAATGTCAACAGCTTTAGAATTACATTATACTG of the Patescibacteria group bacterium genome contains:
- a CDS encoding M48 family metallopeptidase gives rise to the protein MYQQITSNKRKSIILIILFIAILLGLGYFIDYLTDSGNLFFIIAIILSLIMSLSGYFKGDKIALKLAGAKEIQKEDNPYVWRLIENLCITAGLAMPKIYLINDPAPNAFATGRDPQHASIALTTGIIKILENEELEGVIAHELSHIKNYDILIMTLVSVLLGTVVLMSDIFIRSRFWGSSRKSNNKNGGQLDLILMIIGLIFVILSPIIAQLIQLAISRKREFLADASGALLTRYPQGLANALEKISQYPQPLQKAKNSMAHFYIINPFGPTKKFMTKLFSTHPPVEERIQALKTMA
- a CDS encoding GspE/PulE family protein codes for the protein MAKDLIAILLEKKYLTTDQVEDLKITAANLGQTIEEVLQVKNIISAEKLIEAKGEAYNIPVVILTGKMIDPQVLNIIPEEIAQSYQAVAFGLDNNILNIALKDPTDLKTREALDYLARNKELEVKYYLATSSDIDDVIKQYKGLVSEVEKALNQAQQSMSQKPSGTETVDQGFEELVKSEPVSKMVASILEHAVDERASDIHIEPILEQTRVRFRIDGVLKTSLTLPEYIHAALVSRVKVLSNLRIDETRVPQDGRFRTSIKNKKIDLRVSTFPLLGSNEKVVMRVLDVSQGIPTPEDLGFRGQGLKLLKKNFKKTHGMVLVTGPTGSGKSTTLYSLLNILNQEGVNIVTLEDPVEYYLQGVNQSQVNREVGLTFSAGLRSILRQDPDIIMVGEIRDNETAELATRAALTGHLVLSTLHTRDALGAFPRLVDMQIDDFLISSTTNLVIAQRLARRLCDKCRQKIVLPEKLQQEIKVELNQIADEHFENLNLNKKELTTANYKIEVYKPVGCPHCKQTGYKGRLAVFEAIEMTDELEKIITSGCRHEDLKKEFKRQNALSLRQDGILKSLEGLTSLEEIFTITSEDNS
- a CDS encoding type II secretion system F family protein, coding for MLFNYKAKTQNGDVVEGIIGATSPEVAATTLSDRELIVIDIIEYQEESFLEKIDLWFNKVKTKDLVIFSRQLSVMVSSGLPLVEALKTLIQQVKNPKLNKIVTTLASDVESGTRFSSSLARFPNVFNHFFVSMIKTGETTGKLDQMLLYLADQEEKNYTLRRKIQGMMIYPAFIICALVVVAFVMMTFVLPKLLSIITEADMELPITTRMLVATSNFFVGYWWLMIIIVLGLIVTFIFYRKTPEGKMRIDNLKLRIPIVGDLYQKIYLVRFSQGLSVLLAGGVPLTYALKVVGQIVDNQVYQELINQTRERVESGHSVTELFFDNKLVPQMIPQMMSVGEETGKLGQVLEKASQFYINEVDDAISNIVSLIEPIIIVALGIAVAIMVSSIIMPMYSMSMAF
- the pilO gene encoding type 4a pilus biogenesis protein PilO, which translates into the protein MLEQQSNKKQFSKNEIKIIIIFIALILGGLMYWLLISPQYRKLKTAQIDLELSQQDFQLKNQQLADLQEVQTSYQQLNMNDLNKLDAILPSKQDVPEIVLQMKTIVEKSGFILSAIEINESKVDTKSKEVVHPELGILKVDLKLAGGDYVRFKKLLDNFETSLPLVDIQTISFPQTLDSFNLNLQTYYLMQN
- a CDS encoding LemA family protein, producing MQPFLWIILAIIVILILWIIVVFNTLIRGKNRTEEAWSDIDVQLKRRYDLIPNLIETVKGYAQHEKQVFEKVTQARAQAMQAQNPTQQAEAENQLTNTLKSLFAVAENYPQLKASENFAKLQDELTDTENKIQASRRFYNGNVRDFNIKIQVFPNNLIAGMLKFSKFDFFEIADATERENVQVKF
- the pilM gene encoding pilus assembly protein PilM, with product MSKKESYLGVDIGSASIKIVELTREKGMPRLLNYGYLEQEIDITRGENSDEKVRKLAFFIKAICEKSKMVSKNVVAAMPSFSVFSSVVSLPDMPKKDLASAVWWEAKKIIPMNIEDVVLDWKVLGGTSKEARQADLSDADKPEDLSQINPLEKKDKPGEKEIDKKNLKILITTAPKKLVQRYIEVFQLAKMNLLSLETESFALSRALVGRDPSVIMIIDLGTSTSDIIIVDQGVPSLSRSVKIGGINFTQAISQSLGISNEMAESFKRDLVSGKQALNELPDSLKEIMDSMVSEIKYSLELYQSQSLKPVEKIVLSGGSSFLPNFGGYISQAVGTRVYLGNPWARVIYPVDLKPVIEKIGPRFAVAVGLAMREIV